In the Bacteroidales bacterium genome, one interval contains:
- the phoU gene encoding phosphate signaling complex protein PhoU: MKHTEQELQSLREEINQMWQLVLSQLEKSKQAFLNSDIELAREIVSREKRVDVFELKIDSDCENYIALYNPVAIDLRLILSLMKINSTLERIGDFAAGIARHVIDDDCNKIDISIFEELQIEKAFDILLSMLSDCFVALESENTKIAGKILAKDEDIDEIYRNSIVILTKYLQENPAYIHCGLKIILLVRKLERIGDHCSNIVEEIVFYVDAKVLKHNNKKNLRK, encoded by the coding sequence ATGAAACATACTGAACAAGAATTACAATCTCTTAGGGAAGAGATTAATCAAATGTGGCAATTAGTTTTATCGCAACTTGAAAAATCGAAACAGGCATTCTTGAATAGCGATATTGAATTAGCAAGAGAAATTGTCAGTCGCGAAAAAAGAGTAGATGTTTTTGAGCTAAAAATAGATAGTGATTGTGAAAATTACATTGCACTTTACAACCCCGTAGCAATAGATTTGAGATTGATATTATCTCTTATGAAAATAAACAGCACCTTGGAACGCATAGGCGATTTTGCCGCAGGAATAGCCCGTCATGTTATTGACGACGACTGTAATAAAATCGATATTTCCATATTTGAAGAATTACAAATCGAAAAAGCATTCGATATATTGCTCTCAATGCTGTCTGATTGTTTCGTAGCTCTTGAATCGGAAAACACAAAAATCGCAGGGAAAATATTGGCAAAAGATGAAGACATCGATGAAATTTACCGCAATTCTATCGTCATTCTCACAAAATATTTGCAGGAAAACCCCGCATACATACATTGCGGGTTGAAAATCATTCTTTTAGTAAGAAAATTAGAACGCATAGGAGATCATTGCAGTAATATTGTAGAAGAAATCGTTTTTTATGTAGATGCAAAAGTATTAAAGCATAACAATAAAAAGAACTTACGAAAATAG
- a CDS encoding response regulator transcription factor, producing the protein MQHKILIVDDDRNICEILEFNLINEGYQVECAYSAEEALKKISSEHTLILLDVMMGGISGYKMAEKLRKDNNQIPIIFLTAKDTENDMLTGFSVGADDYISKPFSIKEVIARIKAVIKRIDATEQNTNDNKIIFDDIIIDIMAKELIINQIPVTLTKTEFEILILLAKKPDKIFSRENIIDTVWQDFPYITERTVDVHITRLRKKMGKYASIIVNRPGYGYKFTPSNI; encoded by the coding sequence ATGCAACATAAAATCCTTATTGTCGATGACGACCGAAATATTTGCGAAATCCTCGAATTTAATTTAATTAACGAAGGTTATCAGGTTGAATGTGCCTATTCGGCAGAAGAAGCTTTGAAGAAAATATCCTCGGAACATACGCTCATCTTACTTGATGTTATGATGGGTGGAATATCGGGCTATAAAATGGCGGAAAAACTACGCAAAGACAACAATCAGATTCCTATTATTTTCCTAACAGCCAAAGATACTGAAAACGATATGCTTACCGGATTTTCCGTAGGAGCTGATGATTACATTTCCAAACCGTTTTCCATAAAGGAAGTAATTGCCCGCATAAAAGCCGTTATAAAAAGAATAGATGCTACAGAACAAAATACTAATGATAATAAAATCATTTTTGATGATATTATCATTGATATTATGGCAAAAGAGCTTATTATTAATCAAATACCTGTTACGCTCACCAAAACCGAGTTTGAAATTTTAATTTTGCTTGCTAAGAAACCCGATAAAATTTTTTCACGCGAAAATATTATTGATACTGTTTGGCAAGATTTTCCTTATATTACTGAAAGAACTGTAGATGTACACATTACCCGTTTAAGAAAAAAAATGGGGAAATATGCTTCCATCATTGTTAATCGACCCGGATATGGTTATAAATTTACTCCTTCCAATATATGA
- a CDS encoding PstS family phosphate ABC transporter substrate-binding protein, whose amino-acid sequence MKKVILATVILASVMFNATAQKIKGSDTVLPISQKEAESYMKENASQSVTVTGGGSGVGISALMQGTTDIAQSSRKIKFDEKQKLQEAGKSVKEVVIAYDALAIVVHQSNKVTNLTREQLEDIFTGKITNWKEVGGEDLKIVPYSRETSSGTYEFFKESVLKNKNYMNGIMSMPATGSIIQSISQTKGAIGYVGLAYLNKDVKAIHVSYDNGKTYTEPSVANAKNKTYPIVRPLYYYYITSSESKIKPFIDYVLSDKGQKIVSEVGFIMIN is encoded by the coding sequence ATGAAAAAAGTAATTTTAGCAACAGTAATTTTAGCAAGCGTCATGTTTAACGCCACTGCACAAAAAATCAAAGGTTCCGATACCGTATTACCAATATCACAAAAAGAAGCGGAAAGCTATATGAAAGAAAACGCTTCACAATCTGTTACCGTAACCGGAGGCGGAAGCGGCGTAGGAATATCCGCCTTAATGCAAGGTACAACAGATATTGCACAATCTTCGCGAAAAATTAAGTTCGATGAAAAACAAAAACTGCAAGAAGCCGGAAAATCAGTTAAGGAAGTTGTTATTGCCTACGATGCTTTGGCAATCGTTGTACACCAGAGCAATAAAGTAACCAACCTTACCCGAGAGCAATTAGAAGACATCTTTACCGGAAAAATCACTAACTGGAAAGAAGTTGGCGGCGAGGATTTAAAAATTGTGCCTTATTCCCGTGAAACATCATCCGGAACTTATGAATTTTTCAAAGAAAGCGTTTTGAAAAATAAAAACTATATGAACGGCATAATGAGCATGCCGGCTACCGGTTCTATTATTCAATCTATCAGTCAAACAAAAGGTGCTATCGGTTATGTTGGATTAGCCTACTTAAATAAAGATGTAAAAGCTATTCATGTTTCTTACGACAATGGGAAAACATACACAGAACCGTCTGTTGCCAATGCAAAGAACAAAACTTATCCAATTGTACGCCCTTTATATTACTATTACATAACAAGTTCGGAATCAAAAATAAAACCGTTTATTGATTATGTTCTTTCAGACAAAGGACAAAAAATAGTATCTGAAGTCGGATTTATTATGATTAATTAA
- a CDS encoding ABC transporter permease — protein sequence MNKFLLKGIIRDKRRSLLPVIVVTIGVFFVVFLDGFIGGMMSNMIKMTANFQTGHLKVTTRAYLQNEEQKPNDLALLDVDVVMDELRQDFPNVDWNERIYFGGLLDIPDENGETKAQGPVSGTAYNLLSSKSKESQRINLQKSIVDGNLIKKQGEIIVSYDFAQNYGVKPGDEVTFFGSTMYGSMTFVNYIVAGIARFGTGMLDKGAVILDISDAQTLLDMDNAASEIYGYLPQEHYNNLQAEKIKTQFNALCADDKDEYAPVMQQLADQNMMKQMLVYVDNMSLIIVLLLMLALSVVLWNTGLLGGIRRYNEFGVRLAMGESKGHIYRSLLTESLFIGIIGSIFGTFFGILLCSYLSKHGIDYGSMMDNLSMMIDPVIRAEVRSRLFYIGFIPGVLSIFIGTALAGRAIYKRKTAMLFKELD from the coding sequence ATGAATAAATTTCTATTAAAAGGTATTATCCGAGACAAACGCCGCAGCCTTCTACCTGTGATTGTGGTTACTATCGGTGTATTTTTTGTCGTATTTTTGGATGGATTTATCGGCGGAATGATGAGCAACATGATAAAAATGACTGCAAATTTTCAAACCGGGCATCTTAAGGTAACGACTCGTGCCTATCTGCAAAATGAGGAGCAAAAGCCTAACGACCTGGCTCTGCTTGATGTAGATGTTGTAATGGACGAACTCCGGCAAGATTTCCCCAATGTAGATTGGAACGAACGTATTTACTTTGGCGGTTTGTTAGATATTCCCGATGAAAACGGCGAAACTAAAGCACAGGGACCTGTAAGCGGAACGGCATATAATCTGCTTTCATCAAAAAGTAAAGAATCGCAACGAATTAATCTTCAAAAATCAATTGTCGATGGCAACTTAATAAAAAAACAAGGAGAAATAATTGTCAGTTACGATTTTGCTCAGAATTACGGCGTAAAGCCCGGTGACGAAGTTACATTTTTTGGTTCAACGATGTACGGTTCAATGACTTTTGTTAATTATATCGTTGCCGGAATTGCTCGTTTTGGGACAGGAATGTTAGATAAAGGAGCTGTTATTCTGGATATTTCGGATGCTCAAACTTTGCTCGACATGGATAATGCGGCAAGCGAAATTTACGGATATCTTCCTCAAGAACATTACAACAATCTGCAGGCCGAAAAAATCAAAACTCAATTCAATGCGCTGTGTGCAGACGATAAAGATGAATACGCTCCTGTTATGCAGCAGCTTGCCGACCAAAACATGATGAAGCAAATGTTGGTTTACGTAGATAATATGTCGCTGATAATTGTTTTATTGTTGATGTTAGCTCTTTCAGTTGTTCTCTGGAACACAGGACTTTTGGGCGGAATCCGGCGTTACAATGAATTTGGCGTTCGGCTCGCAATGGGTGAATCCAAAGGACATATCTATCGTTCCTTACTAACAGAATCCTTATTTATCGGAATCATCGGTTCAATTTTCGGAACGTTTTTCGGCATTCTTCTATGTTCCTATCTGAGTAAACACGGAATTGATTACGGCAGTATGATGGACAATTTGTCTATGATGATTGACCCCGTGATACGCGCCGAAGTCCGGTCGAGACTATTTTACATCGGATTTATTCCGGGAGTACTATCCATTTTTATCGGTACCGCCTTAGCCGGAAGAGCAATCTACAAACGGAAAACGGCTATGTTATTTAAGGAATTGGATTGA
- a CDS encoding methylglyoxal synthase gives MNKHKNIALVAHDNCKKDLIEWVEWNWEELIQHKLICTGTTGNFVENVLHQKLKDNGKTKTFNIEKLKSGPLGGDQQLGALICDGDVDILIFFWDAMEPQPHDVDVKALLRIATLYNIVYACSRSAADFIISSHLLDTKYSPILPDFDNYKNRKLS, from the coding sequence ATGAACAAACACAAAAACATAGCATTAGTTGCCCACGACAATTGCAAAAAAGACCTTATTGAATGGGTTGAATGGAATTGGGAAGAATTAATTCAACATAAATTGATATGTACCGGCACAACAGGAAACTTCGTTGAAAATGTTTTACATCAAAAATTGAAAGATAATGGTAAAACAAAAACTTTCAATATAGAAAAACTTAAATCAGGACCTTTAGGAGGCGACCAACAATTAGGAGCTTTGATTTGCGACGGTGATGTGGATATCCTTATTTTCTTTTGGGATGCCATGGAACCGCAACCGCACGATGTAGATGTAAAGGCTTTGCTTAGAATTGCTACTTTATACAATATAGTTTACGCATGCTCAAGATCCGCCGCAGATTTTATAATCTCATCACATTTGTTAGACACAAAATATTCTCCGATCCTTCCTGATTTTGACAACTACAAAAATCGTAAATTATCATGA
- a CDS encoding two-component sensor histidine kinase, translating into MKLSYKQKLFLYIFIIFALFTAGIVIFEQAKERKTRTEILEGKLDAYAEIVYAGLSATGNNLQNIDSITRLLPQNIRLTIIDKKGNVLYDNNVKNISYLENHSVRPEIMIAHEKGKGTDIRTSASNNKEYLYYAKKFNNYYIRTALPYDIQTQRFIKPDNLFIYFIIAFFLVTLFVINIIVGRFGKSIQKLRDFTLSENKDQFIKNTIEFPHDELGEIGTKIIRDYNYLQESKKTIALEREKLLQHVHTSEEGLCFFSADKKIEYYNGLFMQYLNTIIGNTSIDPSVILSDDTFKDVSTFIICNNEEKYFETQINKQGKHFTIRVNIFDDNSFEIILNDTTKHEKVRQLKQEITGNIAHELRTPVTSIRAYLETVLGKKLSTEKEHHFIQQAYDQSVVLSELIQDMGLITKMEEAPNSFNLTPININELLNNLKNDLQIPLREKGIKMEWDIPENLIINGNQNLIYSIFRNLTDNVIRYAGENVTITITKYNQDKQFYYFSYSDNGVGISDESHLNRLFERFYRITEGRTRDSGGSGLGLSIVKNAIAFHKGSIVVKNKKGVGLEFLFTLKID; encoded by the coding sequence ATGAAATTAAGTTATAAACAAAAATTATTTCTTTATATTTTTATCATATTCGCGCTGTTTACGGCAGGAATTGTAATATTTGAACAGGCAAAAGAAAGAAAAACCAGAACAGAAATATTAGAAGGAAAATTGGACGCTTACGCCGAAATTGTCTATGCGGGGTTATCGGCTACCGGAAATAATCTGCAAAACATAGATAGCATAACCCGATTACTTCCTCAAAATATACGCCTCACCATAATAGATAAAAAAGGAAATGTGCTTTACGATAATAATGTTAAGAATATCTCTTATTTAGAAAACCACTCTGTTCGTCCGGAAATTATGATTGCGCATGAAAAAGGGAAAGGAACAGATATTCGTACATCTGCTTCCAATAATAAAGAGTATTTGTACTACGCCAAAAAATTCAACAATTATTACATTCGCACCGCCTTGCCTTACGACATTCAAACACAGCGATTTATTAAACCGGACAATCTGTTTATATACTTTATTATTGCTTTCTTTTTAGTAACATTATTTGTTATCAATATTATTGTCGGAAGATTTGGAAAATCAATACAAAAATTACGGGATTTCACTCTGTCTGAAAACAAAGACCAATTTATAAAAAATACTATAGAATTTCCTCACGACGAATTAGGCGAAATCGGAACAAAAATCATTCGGGATTACAATTATCTTCAGGAAAGCAAAAAAACAATAGCTCTTGAAAGAGAAAAATTACTACAACATGTTCATACCTCCGAAGAGGGATTATGCTTTTTCAGTGCCGATAAAAAAATCGAATATTATAACGGCCTTTTTATGCAATATCTCAATACAATCATTGGAAATACAAGCATAGATCCATCTGTAATTCTTTCGGACGACACTTTTAAAGATGTCTCAACTTTCATTATTTGTAATAATGAAGAGAAATATTTCGAAACACAAATCAATAAACAGGGAAAACACTTTACTATACGGGTAAATATTTTCGACGATAATAGCTTTGAAATTATTCTGAACGACACCACTAAGCATGAAAAAGTAAGACAGCTAAAACAAGAGATTACCGGCAACATAGCACATGAATTGCGAACTCCAGTAACAAGTATTCGCGCTTATCTTGAAACCGTTTTAGGAAAAAAATTAAGCACTGAAAAAGAGCATCATTTCATTCAACAGGCTTATGACCAATCCGTTGTATTATCAGAATTGATTCAGGATATGGGCTTAATCACAAAAATGGAAGAAGCTCCAAATTCATTCAATCTTACCCCAATCAATATAAACGAGTTGCTCAACAATTTAAAAAATGACCTTCAAATACCCTTACGGGAAAAGGGAATAAAAATGGAATGGGACATTCCGGAAAACCTGATAATAAATGGAAATCAAAACCTCATCTATTCTATCTTCCGCAATCTGACCGATAATGTTATTCGTTATGCAGGAGAAAATGTAACAATAACAATTACAAAATACAATCAAGATAAACAATTTTACTATTTTTCTTATTCCGACAACGGAGTAGGAATTTCCGATGAATCTCATTTGAATAGACTTTTCGAACGTTTTTATAGAATAACCGAAGGTCGCACCCGTGATTCGGGCGGCTCCGGATTAGGATTATCCATTGTTAAGAATGCAATCGCATTTCACAAAGGTTCAATTGTCGTTAAAAATAAAAAAGGAGTAGGTTTGGAATTTTTATTTACTTTGAAAATCGATTAA
- a CDS encoding nuclear transport factor 2 family protein — MAGCTSVSSNKENSKATIIALEKQALELWNNGNPDGFLDLSSDDVVYIDPAFENKLEGKKALEEYYNSVRGKIKIDSYEMINPTVQLSKDIAVLTYNYEVQRDGRIFKMNCTEVYRLDISDRWKIIHTHWSFVQPNE; from the coding sequence ATGGCTGGATGTACAAGTGTATCCTCAAACAAAGAGAATAGTAAAGCTACGATTATTGCTTTGGAGAAACAGGCTCTGGAGTTATGGAATAATGGAAATCCGGACGGATTTTTAGATTTATCTTCCGATGATGTTGTTTATATTGACCCTGCTTTCGAGAATAAATTAGAAGGAAAAAAAGCTCTGGAAGAATATTATAATAGCGTCAGAGGTAAGATTAAAATCGATTCGTATGAAATGATAAATCCTACAGTACAGTTATCAAAAGACATTGCTGTTCTGACATATAATTATGAGGTTCAAAGAGATGGTCGGATATTCAAAATGAACTGCACAGAGGTTTATAGATTAGATATATCTGATCGGTGGAAAATCATACACACTCATTGGTCTTTCGTTCAACCCAATGAATAA
- the pstA gene encoding phosphate ABC transporter permease PstA produces MNRKITQNIAFAIFRVLGIFVVGILFWILGFIIYNGIGIISWEFLTTAPSEGMTAGGIFPAIIGTLCLIAGSILFAFPLGIMSAIYTNEYAGNGLVIKFIRVMTNNLSGIPSIVFGLFGMALFVNTLGFGDSILAGSLTLGLLILPLIIRITEEALKAVPDSYRTGSYALGATKLQTVRKIVLPAAAPNILTGLVLSIGRVSGETAPILFTVAAYFLPKLPNSIFDQVMALPYHLYVIATSGTDIEASRPIAYGTALVLIIIVLLMNLLAAFFRRYFGKKTKTN; encoded by the coding sequence ATGAATAGAAAAATAACCCAAAATATAGCATTCGCTATTTTCAGAGTTCTCGGCATTTTTGTAGTAGGTATTTTATTTTGGATACTGGGGTTTATCATTTACAACGGAATTGGCATTATCAGTTGGGAATTCCTCACTACAGCTCCATCGGAAGGAATGACGGCAGGCGGAATATTTCCTGCAATTATCGGAACATTGTGCCTGATTGCCGGAAGTATTTTATTTGCATTTCCGTTAGGAATAATGTCTGCAATTTACACTAACGAATATGCGGGAAACGGATTGGTTATCAAATTTATCAGAGTGATGACCAATAACCTTAGCGGTATTCCGTCCATAGTATTCGGACTATTCGGAATGGCATTGTTTGTAAACACATTAGGATTCGGAGACTCAATTCTTGCGGGCTCCCTAACTTTAGGTTTGTTAATTTTACCTCTGATTATTCGTATTACGGAAGAAGCGCTAAAAGCTGTCCCAGATTCATATCGAACTGGGAGTTATGCTTTGGGAGCAACAAAACTTCAGACCGTCCGCAAGATTGTTTTACCTGCAGCAGCACCCAATATACTTACCGGTTTAGTATTGTCTATAGGCAGGGTATCCGGAGAAACGGCTCCTATTCTTTTCACAGTTGCCGCCTATTTTTTACCTAAACTGCCAAACAGTATTTTCGATCAAGTAATGGCTTTGCCTTATCATTTATATGTAATTGCAACCAGCGGAACCGATATTGAAGCATCCCGACCAATAGCTTACGGAACGGCTTTAGTATTAATTATAATCGTTTTACTAATGAATTTACTTGCAGCATTCTTCAGACGTTATTTCGGAAAGAAAACAAAAACAAATTAA
- a CDS encoding outer membrane lipoprotein-sorting protein: MKKITIFTIAIFSTLGLFAQTATEILDKIDKNMSAESRVIESTMIIHGKRNDRTLTSKSYVEGEKKSFTEYLSPARDKGTKMLKLDKELWVYSPSTDRTIMISGHMLRQSVMGSDLSYEDMMDDRKLQDTYTSVITGEETIDGRNCFVLKLTAKADDVAYHTQSIWVDKERFIPLKQELFAKSGQLLKRITLSDIRKIGKRWFPMMMNYKDMLSNGDGTDYIINSIEFDKTIPEHIFSKAGLKQ; encoded by the coding sequence ATGAAAAAAATAACAATATTCACAATTGCAATCTTTTCGACTTTGGGTTTATTTGCTCAAACCGCAACGGAAATTCTGGACAAAATCGACAAAAACATGTCGGCAGAAAGTCGGGTTATCGAATCAACAATGATTATTCACGGAAAACGCAACGACCGTACCCTGACTTCGAAAAGCTATGTCGAAGGCGAGAAAAAATCCTTTACAGAATATCTTTCTCCTGCTCGCGACAAGGGAACAAAAATGTTGAAATTAGACAAAGAACTTTGGGTTTATTCACCTTCTACAGACCGTACAATTATGATTTCGGGACACATGTTACGTCAATCGGTAATGGGTTCCGACCTTTCGTATGAAGATATGATGGACGACCGAAAGCTGCAAGACACTTATACATCGGTTATTACAGGGGAAGAAACCATTGACGGACGAAATTGTTTCGTTCTCAAACTTACCGCCAAAGCAGATGACGTTGCTTATCATACGCAAAGCATTTGGGTGGATAAAGAACGCTTTATTCCATTGAAACAGGAGTTATTTGCCAAAAGCGGGCAACTGTTAAAACGAATTACGCTTTCCGATATTCGAAAAATCGGAAAGCGTTGGTTTCCCATGATGATGAATTACAAAGACATGCTCAGCAATGGCGATGGAACAGACTATATCATCAATAGTATAGAATTTGATAAAACTATTCCCGAACATATTTTCAGCAAAGCAGGATTGAAGCAATAG
- the pstB gene encoding phosphate ABC transporter ATP-binding protein PstB — MIQAKDINFYYGNFHALKNINMKMQANTVTAFIGPSGCGKSTFLRLFNRMNDLISNISLTGECLIDGENIYNKSVQVDQLRKNVGMVFQKPNPFPKTIFENVSYGLHVNNMGDKKYITQRVEESLKAAALWDEVKDKLKKSAFELSGGQQQRLCIARALAVSPSILLMDEPASALDPISTSKIEELIHDLKKEYTIVIVTHNMQQAARVSDKTGFFMLGELIEYSDTKKMFLNPDQEQTQNYITGRFG; from the coding sequence ATGATTCAAGCAAAAGATATTAATTTTTATTATGGTAATTTTCACGCTTTGAAAAACATCAACATGAAAATGCAAGCCAACACCGTTACAGCCTTTATCGGTCCATCCGGTTGCGGAAAATCGACCTTTCTGCGATTGTTCAACCGAATGAATGACCTGATTAGTAATATCAGCCTAACCGGAGAATGCTTGATTGACGGTGAAAATATTTACAATAAATCCGTGCAGGTTGATCAATTGAGAAAAAATGTAGGAATGGTTTTCCAGAAACCAAACCCGTTTCCGAAAACCATTTTTGAGAATGTGTCCTATGGGCTTCACGTCAATAATATGGGAGACAAAAAATACATAACGCAACGAGTAGAAGAATCGCTCAAAGCAGCAGCTCTTTGGGATGAAGTCAAAGACAAGCTGAAAAAATCGGCTTTCGAATTATCCGGCGGACAGCAGCAAAGACTGTGTATAGCCCGTGCATTAGCAGTATCTCCTTCTATTTTATTGATGGACGAACCCGCATCGGCATTGGATCCGATTTCAACTTCAAAAATAGAAGAATTGATACACGATTTAAAAAAGGAATACACCATTGTTATTGTAACGCATAACATGCAACAAGCAGCAAGAGTCAGCGATAAAACGGGATTTTTTATGCTCGGCGAATTAATCGAATACAGCGATACAAAAAAAATGTTCTTAAATCCCGATCAAGAACAAACACAAAATTATATCACAGGAAGATTTGGTTAG
- a CDS encoding TetR/AcrR family transcriptional regulator: MEVNKKQIDILNATKDLFYKYEFRKVTVEDICRAANVSKMTFYKFFSNKLEAAKSMLDLLFGEAMDKFDAMMGSNIPFAEKMKQIVVMKVERSKNSEMVIIQNLYTDTDPEIAQYIQGWIHKGLNFTKKHFLEAQQKGEMRNDISVELIMLAIDKMQEIAKDKRIFQIYDNTRDFTTEITKLFLYGITNDEEKY, translated from the coding sequence ATGGAAGTAAACAAAAAACAAATCGACATTCTCAACGCAACTAAGGACTTATTTTATAAATACGAATTTCGGAAGGTAACGGTAGAAGATATTTGTCGCGCCGCCAATGTGAGTAAAATGACTTTCTACAAATTTTTTTCCAACAAATTAGAGGCAGCAAAAAGCATGTTAGACCTGCTTTTCGGTGAAGCTATGGATAAATTTGATGCTATGATGGGTTCCAACATTCCTTTTGCCGAGAAAATGAAACAGATTGTAGTAATGAAAGTCGAACGTTCAAAGAATTCGGAAATGGTTATTATTCAGAATCTTTATACCGATACTGATCCCGAAATTGCACAATATATTCAAGGCTGGATTCATAAAGGATTGAATTTCACAAAAAAACATTTTCTAGAAGCACAACAGAAAGGCGAAATGCGGAATGATATTTCGGTAGAACTCATTATGCTTGCTATCGATAAAATGCAAGAGATTGCTAAAGATAAACGTATTTTTCAAATATATGACAACACCCGTGATTTTACGACCGAAATAACAAAGCTGTTTTTGTACGGAATAACTAATGATGAGGAAAAGTATTAA
- the pstC gene encoding phosphate ABC transporter permease subunit PstC, whose translation MKQKRNFQFSTLHSPFKKFIECIVESILTASGAITSIIILLIVLFLFKEGFGLFKSPTVEKGYMLCVNASNPIETLTSQQIKQIFDGEITEWNIENGELKTEGENNFQSSTLNFPLEIMIFRFDDIFNLYSDEELGENYDLLPEKLGEVISENPNIIAFLPEKYLPENNDVKTLSSTHITPADFFLGKEWIPTATPAAQFGVLPLIMGTLWVSIFAIIIALPLGLGVAIYLSELAEERTRKLLKPSIELLAGIPSVVYGFFGLVVLVPLIQKTFKLPVGETAFAGSLILAIMALPTIISVAEDAMRNTPRTLREGSLALGATRWQTIYKVVIPHSISGISAAVVLGIGRAIGETMAVLMVTGNAAVIPNSLFQPVRTIPATIAAELGEAPVGGTHYQSLFMLGCILFVITLIISITAETISKKQPNKGL comes from the coding sequence ATGAAACAAAAAAGAAATTTTCAATTCTCAACTCTCCATTCTCCATTCAAAAAATTTATAGAGTGTATTGTTGAAAGTATTTTAACTGCAAGCGGAGCTATTACAAGCATTATAATATTATTAATTGTCCTATTTTTATTCAAAGAAGGTTTTGGTTTATTTAAAAGTCCGACAGTAGAAAAAGGATATATGCTTTGTGTAAATGCATCAAATCCTATTGAAACTCTGACATCGCAACAAATAAAACAAATCTTTGACGGTGAAATCACAGAATGGAACATTGAAAATGGAGAGTTGAAAACAGAAGGCGAAAATAATTTTCAATCCTCAACTCTTAATTTTCCATTAGAAATTATGATATTCCGTTTTGACGACATATTCAATCTTTATTCCGACGAGGAGTTGGGAGAAAATTATGATCTGCTTCCGGAAAAATTAGGTGAAGTAATTTCGGAAAATCCAAATATCATAGCCTTTCTTCCCGAAAAATATCTTCCCGAAAACAATGATGTTAAAACGCTATCATCAACTCATATAACTCCTGCCGATTTCTTTTTAGGTAAAGAATGGATACCTACTGCTACTCCTGCTGCTCAATTTGGTGTTCTTCCATTAATTATGGGAACATTATGGGTAAGTATTTTTGCCATAATTATTGCTTTGCCTTTAGGTTTGGGCGTAGCAATTTATCTTTCGGAATTAGCTGAAGAGCGCACCAGAAAATTATTAAAACCAAGCATAGAATTATTGGCGGGAATACCGTCGGTAGTATATGGATTTTTCGGATTGGTAGTACTTGTACCTTTGATTCAAAAAACATTCAAACTTCCTGTAGGCGAAACTGCTTTTGCCGGCAGTTTGATATTAGCCATAATGGCATTACCGACCATTATAAGCGTTGCGGAAGATGCAATGCGAAATACACCGCGAACCCTGCGGGAAGGAAGTTTGGCCTTGGGAGCAACACGTTGGCAAACCATATATAAAGTTGTTATTCCGCATTCCATCTCCGGTATCTCAGCCGCAGTGGTTTTAGGAATCGGGAGGGCAATAGGCGAAACTATGGCGGTGCTTATGGTTACGGGAAATGCCGCTGTAATTCCAAATTCACTTTTTCAACCTGTTAGAACTATTCCCGCCACTATTGCCGCAGAATTGGGAGAAGCTCCGGTTGGCGGAACTCATTATCAATCACTATTTATGTTAGGTTGTATTTTATTTGTCATTACGTTGATAATTAGTATTACAGCCGAGACTATTTCTAAAAAACAACCAAATAAAGGATTATAA